Proteins from one uncultured Anaeromusa sp. genomic window:
- a CDS encoding histidine kinase N-terminal 7TM domain-containing protein: MSYVLACALFLEFCAVLLVFIGGYALWQRRKNHVSLMNYFAALALSTALYAAGYGAEILDVSLAGKLLWLKVQYLGIPFIPAFWLCVALTYSGREQWLQPRALAALFTVPVLTLALHFTSSFHGLHYQVEGLMANGPFLHVKVHYGLWYWVHFAYLSLAVVGGNLLFLQQWRQAEPLYRRQVLVMFLASLVPWLAYLLYLLKLTPWGLDLTPVFFSCSLLAFACGFFWLQLFDLVPVARAAVFDMISDGIVVLDRKQRLLDSNVAAEKMLPELKEPGCIGRRMETVLPQYTVLLAQVAQREEGEERVRWRLPGKEEEICASRVVPIVDPKGQGSGLIVVLQNVTEEVRLLERLQQAATMDGLTQVYNRTHFFQLCQGEFRKEAADVKTFALIIFDLDHFKRINDTFGHQAGDEVLRQVSKAAQEVLRDSDLLGRYGGEEFILFLPRSSAQEALQVAERLRLRIAALRLPELGEGWPLSASFGVAEGQASLETCLLAADQALYEAKHDGRNCVRVKTPEA; encoded by the coding sequence ATGAGCTATGTTCTAGCATGCGCTCTTTTTTTAGAATTTTGCGCAGTGCTGCTAGTGTTTATTGGAGGATATGCATTGTGGCAGCGGCGCAAAAACCATGTTTCCTTAATGAATTATTTTGCGGCGCTGGCTTTATCGACCGCTCTTTATGCGGCTGGTTATGGTGCGGAAATCCTTGATGTTTCCTTGGCGGGAAAGCTTCTGTGGCTCAAGGTCCAGTATTTGGGCATTCCTTTCATACCGGCTTTTTGGCTATGTGTGGCGCTGACCTACTCCGGGAGAGAGCAGTGGCTGCAGCCAAGAGCCCTGGCGGCGCTTTTTACGGTCCCTGTATTGACGCTGGCGCTGCATTTTACTTCTTCTTTTCATGGTCTTCATTATCAGGTGGAAGGCTTGATGGCTAACGGGCCATTTTTGCATGTGAAGGTGCATTACGGCCTTTGGTATTGGGTGCATTTCGCTTATTTGAGCTTGGCCGTGGTCGGGGGGAATCTGCTTTTTTTGCAGCAATGGCGGCAGGCGGAGCCATTGTATCGCCGACAGGTTTTAGTGATGTTTCTGGCTTCCTTAGTTCCCTGGCTGGCGTACTTGCTGTACTTACTTAAGCTGACTCCCTGGGGGCTTGATTTGACGCCGGTCTTTTTTTCCTGTTCCCTTTTGGCGTTTGCTTGCGGTTTTTTCTGGCTGCAGCTGTTTGATTTGGTGCCGGTGGCCAGAGCGGCTGTCTTTGATATGATTAGTGATGGCATTGTGGTCTTAGATCGCAAGCAGCGTTTGCTCGACAGCAATGTTGCGGCGGAAAAAATGCTGCCGGAACTTAAGGAACCAGGCTGCATTGGAAGAAGAATGGAAACGGTATTGCCGCAGTATACTGTATTGTTGGCGCAGGTGGCGCAGCGTGAAGAGGGCGAAGAGCGAGTGCGGTGGCGTCTGCCGGGTAAAGAAGAGGAAATTTGCGCCAGCCGCGTAGTGCCTATTGTTGATCCTAAGGGCCAAGGGAGCGGGCTGATTGTGGTACTGCAAAATGTGACCGAAGAGGTTCGGCTTTTGGAACGTCTGCAGCAGGCGGCTACTATGGACGGATTGACGCAGGTTTACAACCGGACGCATTTTTTTCAGCTTTGTCAGGGAGAGTTTCGCAAGGAAGCGGCAGATGTGAAGACCTTTGCCTTGATTATTTTTGACTTGGATCACTTCAAGCGTATTAACGATACTTTTGGGCATCAGGCTGGCGATGAAGTATTGCGGCAAGTGTCGAAGGCGGCGCAAGAAGTGCTGCGGGACAGCGATTTGCTGGGTCGGTACGGGGGCGAAGAGTTTATTTTGTTTTTACCTCGCTCTTCGGCGCAGGAAGCGTTGCAGGTAGCGGAACGGCTGCGGCTGCGCATTGCAGCGCTGCGGTTACCGGAGCTGGGCGAGGGCTGGCCTCTTTCCGCCAGCTTTGGCGTGGCTGAAGGGCAGGCGAGCCTGGAAACCTGCTTGCTGGCGGCGGATCAGGCTTTGTACGAGGCGAAACACGACGGACGCAACTGTGTGCGCGTGAAAACGCCGGAAGCGTGA
- the lpdA gene encoding dihydrolipoyl dehydrogenase, which translates to MATTAIRIVVLGGGPAGYLGALRAAQLGASVTLVEKAHCGGVCLNQGCIPTKALLRTSELAGYAKKCGDFGLDMPLSGLDWSRSLARKERITKILRNGVEQLLKEAGVTRLTGEGRLSSAKEMEVVTETESHLLCFDKLLIATGSKANRPPIPGADALSVVTSDKLLTLKKIPRRLVVIGGGVIGLEFAQMFLSLGSEVVLLELQPQLLPEEDKDIVLELVKSMQRQGLRIFTQAQVTNIAYNSEETTVSFTHKGAAKDVPADVVLLATGRQPSSPPEAASLGLALGDQGEIIVNKRQETNLPGIYAAGDVTGGKLLAHKAYAEGRAAMENALGYPAVVPQHLVPSCVYTQPELASVGLTEEAAISQGYEVRCGRASFRQNGRALCLGERDGLVKVVVDAVTDRLLGVHMTGPHVSELLGEASLALSLGVTALQLSTLTHPHPSLSEALMEACAQATE; encoded by the coding sequence ATGGCCACCACAGCTATTCGCATCGTTGTTCTCGGCGGCGGCCCCGCAGGATACCTAGGCGCCTTGCGCGCCGCTCAACTTGGCGCCTCAGTGACCCTAGTAGAAAAAGCCCATTGCGGCGGCGTCTGTCTCAATCAAGGCTGCATTCCGACGAAAGCCCTGCTGCGCACGTCCGAACTGGCAGGCTATGCTAAAAAATGCGGTGATTTCGGCCTGGACATGCCTTTGTCCGGCCTCGACTGGTCTCGCAGTCTGGCTCGGAAAGAACGGATCACTAAAATTCTGCGTAATGGCGTAGAACAGTTGCTAAAGGAAGCCGGCGTTACGCGCCTGACTGGCGAAGGACGCCTAAGCTCCGCCAAGGAAATGGAAGTTGTAACCGAGACGGAAAGCCACTTGCTCTGCTTTGATAAACTGCTCATTGCCACTGGCTCCAAGGCCAACCGCCCGCCTATTCCCGGCGCCGACGCCTTAAGCGTCGTCACCAGCGACAAACTGCTGACTCTCAAAAAAATCCCTCGCCGCCTGGTCGTTATCGGCGGCGGCGTCATTGGCCTGGAATTTGCCCAAATGTTTCTCTCCCTAGGCAGCGAAGTCGTTCTGCTGGAGCTGCAGCCTCAATTATTGCCGGAAGAAGACAAAGATATTGTCCTAGAGCTGGTTAAGTCCATGCAGCGCCAAGGCCTGCGCATCTTTACCCAGGCGCAGGTAACGAATATCGCCTACAACAGCGAAGAAACAACCGTCTCTTTTACACATAAAGGCGCGGCCAAAGACGTACCCGCTGATGTCGTTCTTCTGGCCACAGGACGCCAACCTTCTTCGCCGCCGGAAGCGGCTTCCTTAGGTCTGGCCCTAGGAGACCAAGGAGAAATTATCGTTAATAAACGCCAAGAAACCAATTTGCCTGGCATTTATGCCGCCGGCGACGTTACAGGCGGCAAGCTGCTAGCCCATAAAGCGTATGCCGAAGGGCGCGCCGCGATGGAAAACGCGCTAGGCTACCCGGCTGTCGTTCCCCAGCACTTAGTTCCTTCCTGCGTCTATACCCAGCCCGAATTAGCCTCCGTCGGCCTGACGGAAGAGGCCGCTATAAGCCAAGGATATGAAGTGCGCTGCGGGCGCGCTTCGTTCCGCCAAAACGGCCGGGCTCTTTGCCTGGGCGAACGGGACGGCTTGGTCAAAGTCGTTGTTGACGCCGTCACCGACCGCTTGCTGGGCGTCCATATGACCGGCCCCCATGTGTCCGAGCTGCTGGGGGAAGCCTCGTTGGCCCTTTCTTTGGGCGTCACCGCCCTGCAGCTGTCTACGCTAACTCATCCCCATCCGTCTTTGAGCGAGGCTCTCATGGAAGCCTGCGCCCAAGCCACGGAGTAA
- the larA gene encoding nickel-dependent lactate racemase, giving the protein MNIHIPYGKAELTLTLPQKRVAAVLESKAHGYQAEASETELVRRAMAAPVGTPRLQELARGKKNIVIIVSDHTRPVPTQVIAPLLLAEIEAGNPEAQVTFLVATGLHRGTTEEELREKFGPGLYGKVRIVVHDCWDKSSLAQLAKLPSGGELWLNKVAAEADLLLAEGFIEPHLFAGFSGGRKSVLPGIVGDSTIRVNHCAEHIAHEKARVGILEGNPIHEDMLHAARQAKLAYIVNVVIDAQKKVIGAFAGDVEQAHLQGCAFLQELAAVAAAPAEIVVTTNGGYPLDQNIYQHVKGLSSAEATCKKGGVIIVCADLGDGHGSVELYEWLQKGAAAVTNTILAVDRYSTVPDQWATQIMARIQCKHKVIFVTAPAQHEVLRRMGFAAVETFEEALAQAEEAVGREAKITVIPDGVAVIVR; this is encoded by the coding sequence ATGAACATTCATATTCCCTACGGGAAAGCAGAGCTTACGCTGACGTTGCCCCAGAAACGGGTAGCGGCAGTGCTGGAATCAAAGGCTCATGGCTATCAGGCGGAGGCCAGTGAAACAGAACTGGTGCGTCGGGCGATGGCGGCTCCTGTCGGTACGCCGCGGTTGCAGGAGCTGGCTCGAGGCAAGAAAAATATAGTGATTATTGTCAGCGATCATACGCGTCCGGTGCCGACGCAAGTGATTGCGCCGTTATTGCTGGCGGAAATTGAAGCAGGCAATCCGGAGGCGCAGGTAACGTTTTTGGTGGCGACTGGCTTGCACCGCGGCACAACGGAAGAGGAGCTGCGCGAAAAATTCGGGCCGGGTTTATATGGGAAAGTGCGCATTGTCGTGCACGATTGTTGGGATAAAAGTTCGCTGGCGCAGTTAGCAAAGCTGCCGTCCGGCGGCGAGCTGTGGCTGAATAAAGTGGCTGCTGAGGCGGATTTGCTGCTGGCGGAAGGCTTCATTGAGCCCCATTTGTTTGCGGGCTTTTCCGGCGGCCGTAAAAGCGTGTTGCCGGGTATTGTCGGCGACAGCACCATTCGAGTCAATCACTGTGCGGAACATATTGCCCATGAAAAAGCGCGAGTCGGCATTTTAGAAGGAAATCCGATTCACGAAGACATGCTGCATGCGGCGCGCCAGGCCAAACTGGCCTATATTGTCAATGTCGTTATTGATGCGCAGAAAAAAGTAATCGGCGCGTTTGCCGGCGATGTGGAGCAGGCTCATTTGCAAGGCTGCGCCTTTTTACAGGAACTGGCGGCGGTTGCAGCCGCGCCGGCGGAAATTGTCGTCACTACCAACGGCGGCTATCCGCTGGACCAAAATATTTACCAGCATGTAAAAGGCTTGTCCTCGGCGGAAGCTACCTGCAAAAAAGGCGGTGTTATTATTGTCTGCGCCGATCTGGGAGACGGTCACGGCAGTGTTGAATTGTATGAGTGGCTGCAAAAAGGCGCTGCCGCTGTGACAAACACTATTTTAGCAGTGGACCGCTATTCCACCGTGCCGGATCAATGGGCGACGCAGATCATGGCGCGGATTCAGTGCAAGCACAAGGTTATTTTTGTCACGGCTCCAGCCCAGCATGAAGTGCTGCGGCGCATGGGCTTTGCCGCCGTGGAAACCTTTGAAGAAGCGCTGGCCCAGGCGGAAGAAGCGGTCGGCAGGGAGGCAAAAATTACGGTGATTCCTGACGGCGTGGCGGTTATTGTACGTTAG
- a CDS encoding UxaA family hydrolase gives MIDGIILNDKDNVATAVQVLAKGQKARVRLNREEVEILMIEDIPYGHKFAVRDITVGEDILKYGEVIGRATKSIAGGSHAHVQNIESLRGRGDLKGDK, from the coding sequence ATGATCGACGGTATTATTCTTAATGACAAAGACAATGTGGCGACAGCGGTGCAGGTGCTGGCCAAGGGGCAGAAAGCCCGGGTGCGCCTCAATCGAGAAGAAGTGGAAATCCTTATGATCGAGGATATTCCCTATGGTCATAAATTTGCCGTGCGGGATATTACTGTAGGCGAAGATATTCTAAAATACGGCGAGGTCATTGGCCGCGCTACCAAGAGCATTGCCGGCGGCAGCCACGCGCATGTGCAAAACATTGAAAGTCTGCGCGGCCGGGGCGATCTGAAGGGAGATAAGTAA
- a CDS encoding UxaA family hydrolase, which translates to MKEFLGYGRADGSVGTRNYVGVLSAVVCVNEVVENIVRQVQGTARFTHHQGCCQTPLDIHIVNDTLINLGKNPNLHSVLLVSLGCESTDLSGVIEAIAASGKRVEHIVVQEVGGSARTTAQGILMAQDMVREASLEQRKPFPISKLVLGMKCGSSDTTSGLVPNPAIGVASDLLVAAGGTSILGEVTEFIGAEHILAKHAANEEVAQGIFKLVERMEQRAMAVGEDIRGGQPTGGNIKGGLTTIEEKSLGAIAKAGTAPIQAVYEYGQRPDKPGLVVMDSPGREPEILTGLAAAGCNVIAFATGRGAPQGFPFVPVLKITGSRTAAEKMIDHIDMNLSAVIDGGDTIPDAGHRVLEELVLVASGAMTKAELSGYVNSMDIYMRGPVI; encoded by the coding sequence ATGAAGGAATTTTTGGGATATGGACGTGCAGACGGCTCGGTGGGCACGCGTAATTATGTAGGTGTTTTGTCAGCCGTAGTCTGCGTGAACGAAGTGGTAGAAAATATTGTACGCCAGGTGCAAGGAACGGCGCGCTTTACGCACCATCAGGGCTGCTGCCAGACGCCGCTGGATATTCATATTGTCAACGATACGCTGATTAATTTGGGGAAGAACCCCAATCTGCATTCCGTGCTGTTGGTCAGCTTGGGTTGTGAAAGCACTGATCTTTCCGGCGTTATTGAAGCCATTGCCGCCTCCGGCAAACGGGTGGAGCACATTGTCGTCCAAGAAGTGGGCGGTTCGGCGCGCACGACGGCCCAAGGCATTCTAATGGCTCAGGACATGGTGCGCGAGGCGTCCTTGGAACAGCGTAAGCCGTTTCCTATTAGTAAACTAGTATTGGGTATGAAATGCGGCAGTTCCGATACGACTTCCGGCTTGGTGCCTAATCCGGCCATTGGCGTAGCTTCAGACCTTCTCGTGGCTGCTGGCGGTACGTCGATTCTAGGAGAAGTGACAGAGTTTATCGGCGCCGAGCATATTCTGGCCAAGCATGCGGCGAACGAAGAAGTGGCCCAGGGTATTTTTAAATTAGTGGAGCGCATGGAGCAGCGAGCGATGGCTGTCGGCGAGGATATTCGCGGCGGTCAGCCCACCGGCGGCAATATCAAGGGCGGCTTGACGACCATTGAAGAAAAGTCACTGGGGGCTATTGCCAAAGCTGGCACCGCGCCTATTCAGGCGGTTTATGAGTACGGGCAGCGGCCGGATAAGCCGGGTCTCGTCGTCATGGATTCTCCCGGGCGAGAGCCGGAAATCTTGACCGGTCTGGCTGCGGCCGGGTGTAATGTGATTGCCTTTGCTACCGGACGCGGTGCGCCGCAAGGCTTTCCCTTCGTGCCGGTGCTGAAGATTACCGGCAGCCGCACGGCGGCGGAAAAAATGATTGACCATATTGATATGAACCTTAGCGCGGTCATCGACGGCGGCGACACCATCCCCGACGCTGGACACCGTGTTTTGGAGGAACTGGTGCTGGTGGCATCCGGCGCGATGACCAAGGCGGAGCTGTCGGGCTATGTAAATTCTATGGATATCTATATGCGCGGGCCAGTTATCTAG
- a CDS encoding MBL fold metallo-hydrolase — translation MKLTVVMDNMVPFGASKPFVGEHGYSLLIEAAGKRVLLDAGQSEAVVRNLSLLGVHPDELDAIVISHGHFDHAGGLVSVLQHRSRPVAVYGHSGLFTKRYSVSGNKRRYIGIPNTQEELSGLGAKWHLSEEPGEVLPGLVFSGTVPRRTAYEQGDSKLVVCGGCGGDCQDSITDDTSLYYRNKKGLVVLSGCAHAGLVNTVEHGFAVTGTETLLGWVGGTHLGPVGVEQQTKTLEQIEAYAPQFIAASHCTGFAMMSELSRRLGERFVSGMVGQVIEVPE, via the coding sequence ATGAAATTAACCGTTGTTATGGATAATATGGTTCCGTTTGGAGCTTCAAAGCCTTTTGTTGGCGAGCACGGCTATTCCTTGCTGATCGAAGCGGCGGGAAAAAGGGTGCTGCTGGATGCGGGGCAGTCGGAGGCGGTAGTGCGCAATCTTAGTTTGCTGGGCGTGCATCCGGACGAACTGGATGCCATTGTTATCAGTCATGGTCATTTCGACCATGCCGGCGGCTTGGTCAGCGTGCTGCAGCATCGCAGCCGTCCTGTGGCTGTATACGGACATAGCGGCTTATTTACAAAGCGTTATTCCGTTTCCGGCAATAAGCGCCGTTATATCGGCATTCCTAATACCCAAGAAGAGCTGAGCGGTTTAGGAGCAAAATGGCATTTGTCAGAGGAGCCGGGGGAGGTTCTGCCAGGCCTTGTGTTCAGCGGTACCGTGCCGCGGCGCACCGCCTACGAGCAAGGCGACAGCAAGCTGGTGGTTTGCGGCGGCTGCGGCGGCGACTGCCAGGACAGCATTACGGATGACACTTCCTTATATTATCGAAACAAAAAAGGCTTGGTGGTTTTGTCCGGCTGTGCACATGCCGGGCTGGTGAATACGGTGGAGCATGGTTTTGCTGTGACTGGTACGGAGACACTACTGGGCTGGGTCGGAGGCACGCATCTGGGACCAGTAGGCGTAGAGCAGCAGACGAAGACGTTAGAGCAGATTGAAGCGTATGCACCGCAGTTTATCGCCGCCAGCCATTGCACCGGCTTTGCAATGATGAGCGAGCTGTCGCGGCGTTTGGGCGAACGTTTTGTCAGCGGCATGGTAGGACAGGTTATTGAGGTGCCGGAATAA
- a CDS encoding YeeE/YedE thiosulfate transporter family protein: protein MKGDGGWSPYVAGALSGLVSVGSVWFVGKFLGASTTFVRTTGMLEQWAAPERVAQMPYFLKELPMIDWQWMMVLGIAIGAFIAAVSSGSFRIQAVPSMWERHFGSSIALRARAAFVGGVIAMFGARLADGCPSGHGLSGSLQLAVSGYVALACFFLGGLLMANWLYRGGGRR from the coding sequence ATGAAAGGAGACGGTGGTTGGAGCCCCTATGTGGCTGGGGCCTTGAGCGGTCTTGTCTCGGTGGGGTCGGTCTGGTTTGTTGGTAAGTTCTTGGGAGCCTCGACAACCTTTGTGCGAACAACCGGCATGTTGGAGCAGTGGGCGGCGCCGGAGCGAGTGGCGCAAATGCCTTATTTTTTGAAAGAGCTGCCTATGATTGATTGGCAGTGGATGATGGTGCTGGGTATTGCCATCGGCGCATTTATTGCGGCTGTTTCTTCCGGCAGTTTTCGCATTCAGGCGGTGCCTTCTATGTGGGAGCGGCATTTTGGCTCGTCCATCGCCTTACGGGCGCGGGCGGCTTTTGTCGGCGGCGTTATTGCCATGTTCGGAGCGCGTTTGGCTGACGGTTGTCCCAGCGGGCACGGCCTTAGCGGCTCGCTGCAGTTGGCGGTCAGCGGTTATGTGGCGCTGGCGTGCTTTTTCCTTGGCGGTTTGTTGATGGCCAATTGGCTGTATCGGGGAGGTGGCCGGAGATGA
- a CDS encoding YeeE/YedE thiosulfate transporter family protein, producing the protein MMELLYGLLTGICFGFFLQKGRVLRYDKQLAALRLQDMTIVKFMLSHIAVAMVGVYWLYDLGLVKLSVKPTILGGVIVGGLLFGLGWGLLGYCPGTSLGALGEGRWDAVWGILGMLAGAGLYAEAYPFLSKTVLTWGNYGKITWPQVLGVNHWLVIVPLLAGIGALFWWLEKHEL; encoded by the coding sequence ATGATGGAGCTGCTGTACGGGTTGTTGACCGGTATTTGTTTTGGTTTTTTCCTGCAGAAGGGCCGTGTCCTGCGCTATGACAAGCAGTTGGCGGCGCTGCGGCTGCAGGATATGACCATTGTCAAATTTATGCTGTCCCATATTGCGGTGGCCATGGTCGGCGTATATTGGCTGTATGATCTGGGTTTGGTTAAGCTGTCGGTGAAGCCGACCATTTTAGGCGGCGTTATTGTCGGCGGTTTGCTATTTGGCCTGGGCTGGGGACTTCTCGGCTATTGTCCGGGTACGTCGTTGGGGGCTTTGGGAGAGGGACGCTGGGATGCAGTATGGGGCATTTTAGGCATGCTGGCCGGCGCTGGCTTGTATGCCGAGGCTTATCCGTTTTTATCTAAGACCGTGCTGACCTGGGGCAACTACGGCAAGATTACGTGGCCCCAAGTGCTGGGCGTCAATCACTGGCTGGTGATCGTGCCGCTGCTGGCGGGGATCGGCGCGCTGTTCTGGTGGCTGGAAAAACACGAGCTATAA
- the ftsH gene encoding ATP-dependent zinc metalloprotease FtsH, with translation MDKKQRYFSLAFLLAALLLTWLFNDWLFSSLPVKEREVSYNTFLQELNAGEIDKVFIGSDRIRFSLKKDADSKRPIYSQVVPVTDPALTDRLLKAGVAFSAQTETSSPLVTLFGWILPLLPLLLLWYILLRRMGGADTAMALGQSKANEIQGEMIGVKYSDIGGVEEALVELREIIDYLKRPEAFDRIGAKLPKGVLLTGPPGTGKTLLAKATAGEAGVPFFFLTGSSFVEMFVGVGAARVRDLFAQAQKKAPCIIFIDEIDAVGQARSNLNRIGSNSEQENTLNQLLAEMDGFKANSGVVIMAATNRADILDPALVRPGRFDRQIQVSLPTESGRLEILHIHTKRMPLGPDVNLARLAKITPGFSGADLANIANEAALLTVRRQAEEVLMEDFNLAIERIIAGLQRKTPLSSEVRRKVAYHEAGHALTAYYLPGTDPIHKVSIIPTAKGALGYTMQMPMEDRYLVGEGELKSRLAVMLGGRAAECLVFGETSTGAANDLERATEMARRMVTEFGMSARLGPVRYAAAPAYLLGGVSSRTDISPNTIASIDEEIRALLEEAQGAAQSILAQHDNVLHQVAQVLQQEEVISGDKIKEMAAQEGETKSLEQEERE, from the coding sequence ATGGATAAAAAGCAACGCTATTTTTCGCTGGCCTTTCTCTTGGCCGCCCTGCTCCTCACATGGCTTTTCAATGATTGGCTTTTCTCTTCACTGCCTGTAAAAGAGCGGGAAGTCTCCTATAATACTTTTTTGCAGGAACTGAACGCTGGCGAAATAGATAAGGTCTTTATCGGCAGCGACCGCATTCGCTTCTCATTAAAAAAAGACGCCGACAGCAAGCGGCCCATCTACTCTCAAGTCGTTCCCGTCACCGATCCGGCTCTGACGGACCGCCTCCTTAAGGCCGGCGTCGCCTTCTCCGCCCAGACAGAGACCTCCAGCCCGCTAGTCACACTATTCGGTTGGATTTTGCCGCTGCTGCCCTTGCTGCTGCTCTGGTATATTCTGCTGCGACGCATGGGCGGCGCCGATACGGCCATGGCCCTGGGCCAAAGCAAAGCCAACGAAATCCAAGGAGAGATGATCGGCGTTAAATACTCCGATATCGGCGGCGTAGAGGAAGCCTTGGTGGAGTTGCGGGAAATCATCGACTACCTGAAACGTCCGGAAGCCTTTGACCGCATCGGCGCCAAGCTGCCCAAGGGCGTACTGCTCACCGGCCCGCCCGGTACCGGTAAAACGCTGCTGGCCAAAGCCACCGCTGGCGAAGCCGGCGTGCCCTTTTTCTTTCTCACCGGCTCTAGTTTTGTAGAAATGTTTGTCGGCGTAGGCGCCGCCAGGGTACGGGATCTCTTCGCTCAAGCGCAAAAAAAAGCGCCTTGTATCATCTTCATCGATGAAATCGACGCTGTCGGCCAGGCTCGCTCCAATCTCAACCGCATCGGCTCCAACAGCGAACAGGAAAACACGCTCAATCAACTTCTGGCGGAGATGGACGGTTTCAAAGCCAATTCCGGCGTTGTTATCATGGCCGCCACCAACCGCGCCGATATTTTAGACCCCGCCTTGGTCCGTCCCGGCCGTTTTGACCGGCAGATCCAGGTATCCTTGCCCACAGAATCCGGGCGCCTGGAAATCCTGCACATTCATACCAAACGAATGCCGCTCGGCCCAGATGTAAATCTGGCGCGGCTGGCTAAAATCACCCCCGGTTTTTCCGGCGCGGATTTAGCCAACATTGCCAACGAAGCCGCTCTCTTAACGGTACGCCGTCAGGCGGAAGAAGTCCTGATGGAAGACTTTAACCTGGCCATTGAGCGCATCATCGCCGGCTTGCAGCGCAAAACACCCCTTTCCAGCGAAGTGCGCCGCAAGGTGGCCTACCACGAAGCCGGTCACGCGCTAACCGCGTATTATTTGCCTGGCACCGACCCCATCCACAAGGTCAGCATTATCCCCACGGCCAAAGGCGCCCTTGGATACACCATGCAAATGCCGATGGAGGACCGCTATTTAGTGGGCGAAGGAGAACTTAAATCCCGCCTGGCCGTCATGCTGGGCGGCCGTGCGGCAGAATGCCTGGTCTTTGGCGAAACCTCCACAGGCGCCGCCAACGATTTGGAACGCGCCACGGAAATGGCCCGACGCATGGTGACGGAATTCGGCATGTCCGCGCGTCTGGGCCCTGTACGCTATGCTGCCGCACCAGCTTATCTGTTGGGAGGCGTCTCCAGCCGCACGGACATCAGCCCAAATACGATTGCGTCCATTGACGAGGAAATTCGCGCTCTCCTGGAAGAAGCGCAAGGCGCCGCCCAGTCCATTCTCGCCCAGCACGATAACGTACTGCATCAAGTAGCGCAAGTTCTGCAACAGGAAGAAGTTATCTCCGGCGATAAAATCAAGGAAATGGCGGCCCAGGAGGGAGAAACGAAAAGTCTGGAACAGGAGGAGAGGGAGTAA
- a CDS encoding sugar diacid recognition domain-containing protein — MIIDQELAQQIVDHLMGIVQRNVNIMDCNGIILASGQPERLGQFHQGGLLAAQQRYVVEIAPTETQHFLGALPGAMWPIVLRDKVIGVVGVTGKPEEVRSTAQLVKTVTELILEREMFQADYRSEHRFRSRLVKRLLSPELKAGEEELRTLAELQGYHLGLPRQVCLLRLRTEAASFVDEKLHNLATDRLHETVLRAVNESNVLQQEDLGLFYKKDVFCMLKDVRSGAAGRPLPEAAAKLLTHLQEALPAISFSIGIGGQTLGDEELWRSYQEALFAAELPGGGLRSIYEKEVLLGYLLQKSPGPGVSSLALRPLTEMLESLKDKEELLESVETLLAHNLNVSAAAEALYVHRNTLRFRLEKIKKILHLDPCRHFQDAVLCQCLLAKLRT, encoded by the coding sequence GTGATTATCGATCAGGAATTGGCGCAGCAGATTGTGGATCATCTGATGGGCATTGTGCAGCGCAATGTGAATATCATGGACTGTAACGGTATTATTCTGGCTTCCGGGCAGCCGGAACGGCTGGGGCAGTTTCATCAAGGCGGGCTTTTGGCGGCGCAGCAGCGCTATGTGGTGGAAATCGCACCTACGGAAACACAGCATTTCTTGGGGGCCTTGCCAGGGGCGATGTGGCCAATTGTGCTGAGGGATAAGGTCATCGGCGTGGTGGGCGTTACAGGCAAGCCGGAAGAGGTGCGCAGTACGGCGCAGTTGGTAAAAACGGTGACCGAGCTGATCTTGGAACGGGAAATGTTTCAGGCGGACTATCGTTCGGAACACCGCTTTCGGTCCCGTCTGGTCAAACGGCTGCTGTCGCCGGAATTAAAAGCGGGAGAGGAAGAACTGCGGACGCTGGCGGAATTGCAAGGGTATCACTTGGGCTTGCCGCGGCAGGTCTGCTTGCTGCGGTTGCGCACGGAAGCAGCCTCGTTTGTTGATGAAAAGCTGCATAATTTGGCAACCGACCGTCTGCACGAAACGGTGCTGCGCGCGGTCAACGAAAGCAACGTTTTGCAGCAGGAGGATTTGGGCCTTTTTTATAAAAAAGACGTATTTTGCATGCTCAAGGATGTGCGTTCCGGAGCAGCCGGCCGGCCTTTGCCGGAGGCGGCTGCAAAGCTGCTGACGCACTTGCAGGAAGCGCTGCCAGCCATTTCCTTTAGCATTGGCATTGGAGGGCAGACCCTAGGGGATGAAGAACTTTGGCGCTCCTATCAAGAAGCTTTATTTGCCGCAGAGCTTCCCGGGGGAGGTCTGCGCTCTATTTATGAAAAAGAAGTGCTTTTGGGCTATTTGCTGCAAAAAAGTCCAGGCCCAGGCGTGTCGTCTCTGGCGCTGCGGCCGCTAACGGAGATGTTGGAGTCGCTCAAGGACAAGGAAGAACTGCTGGAGAGCGTAGAGACGTTGCTGGCGCACAATCTCAATGTGTCTGCGGCGGCGGAGGCGCTCTATGTGCATCGCAATACGCTGCGGTTTCGTCTGGAAAAAATAAAAAAAATACTTCATTTGGATCCGTGCCGGCATTTTCAAGATGCCGTGCTTTGCCAGTGTTTACTGGCGAAATTAAGGACTTGA